Proteins from one Dysgonomonas sp. HDW5A genomic window:
- a CDS encoding LD-carboxypeptidase has translation MNKTIYPPNLNSGDKAIIISPSGNIDLQYINGACQVLQNWGLVVEIATHAEGQYGRFGGTVDQRITDLQQAMDDPDVRLIFCSRGGYGIVHLLDKLNFEGIKKYPKWIVGYSDITALHLALLQDGIVSLHAPMARHLTEDSLDIASSYLKDCLFIDMPEYSLDSHSLNREGLVRGKLFGGNLAVLSGLIGTPYMVVPENGILFIEDIGESPYKIDRMMWQLKLSGILSHISALIVGQFTDCREDPLMGSTIYESIRDIVKDYNYPLVFNFPVGHVIENYSLLHGATVELEVSENNVKMKNSR, from the coding sequence ATGAATAAAACGATATATCCTCCTAACTTAAACAGTGGGGATAAAGCTATAATAATATCACCTTCGGGAAATATAGATCTCCAATATATAAACGGTGCGTGCCAAGTATTACAAAATTGGGGACTGGTAGTAGAGATTGCTACTCACGCCGAAGGACAATATGGTAGGTTTGGTGGTACGGTAGATCAACGAATTACCGATTTACAACAGGCAATGGACGATCCTGATGTGAGATTAATATTTTGTTCAAGGGGGGGCTATGGTATTGTCCATTTATTAGACAAACTAAACTTCGAGGGAATAAAAAAGTATCCTAAATGGATTGTTGGTTATAGCGATATTACAGCCCTACACTTGGCTTTACTGCAGGACGGAATTGTTTCGTTACATGCACCAATGGCTCGTCATCTCACCGAAGATAGTCTCGATATAGCTAGTTCTTACCTGAAAGATTGCTTGTTTATAGATATGCCGGAATATTCACTTGATTCGCACTCTTTAAATAGAGAGGGTTTGGTGAGAGGAAAACTGTTTGGTGGGAATCTGGCGGTTTTAAGTGGATTAATAGGAACTCCTTATATGGTTGTTCCCGAAAATGGGATCTTGTTTATCGAAGACATTGGTGAATCTCCTTATAAGATAGACCGCATGATGTGGCAATTGAAATTATCTGGAATACTCAGCCATATATCAGCTTTAATTGTTGGTCAATTTACCGATTGTCGGGAAGATCCATTAATGGGTTCAACAATTTATGAATCGATCAGAGATATAGTTAAAGACTATAATTATCCTTTAGTCTTTAACTTTCCAGTGGGACATGTCATAGAAAACTACTCTCTTTTGCATGGTGCTACTGTTGAGCTTGAAGTCAGTGAAAATAATGTCAAAATGAAAAACAGCAGATGA
- a CDS encoding potassium/proton antiporter, producing the protein MMLETILLILSILLFISIVVGRIGGRLGIPVLVLFLAVGMIFGSNGVGIIFNDLRLAEGIGTLALCIILFSGGLNTKFSEIKPIIKQSVMLATMGVILTATFTGLFTWWLCGELLPSLGISLLTAVLLASVMSSTDSAAVFAILGSKNVQLKNHLRPMLEFESGSNDPMAYMLTITLIGLIKAGGEPNIPMIILSIVMQIIVGTTIGYFVGRFAVYVLNRIKIGNEVYYPIIVLTFCIFIFSFTHFVNGNGYLAVYIGGLIIGNSKFVTKRTTFKLFDAISWLSQILMFLTLGLLVNPIELLPVAVPALLIGLFMIFIARPLSVFISLLPFRKMGYKDKAFISWVGLRGAVPIIFAIFPLTAGVPHAQFIFNIVFFITLLSILLQGTFLTQVAKWLGLLGPSKVHRRHDDFDMELPEEIGSFSTEIVVTEHAVKDGNKLMDMPLPDDALVVMVKRNDKYFVPKGKTELHVGDKLLIMVNNEETLSQTYHSMGLASSFPK; encoded by the coding sequence ATGATGTTAGAGACTATTTTATTGATATTGTCGATACTACTTTTTATCAGTATAGTAGTTGGTCGAATCGGGGGACGTTTAGGTATTCCGGTATTGGTTTTATTTTTGGCCGTTGGAATGATTTTCGGGTCAAATGGCGTGGGTATTATATTTAATGATCTCAGGCTTGCCGAAGGTATCGGTACGTTAGCTCTTTGTATTATTCTGTTTTCAGGTGGTTTAAATACCAAATTTAGTGAAATAAAGCCTATCATCAAGCAGAGTGTGATGCTAGCAACAATGGGGGTTATACTAACTGCTACTTTTACCGGATTATTCACATGGTGGTTATGTGGCGAGTTATTGCCTTCGTTGGGTATTTCTTTACTGACAGCTGTTTTATTGGCGTCGGTAATGTCTTCTACCGACTCTGCTGCGGTTTTTGCAATACTTGGATCTAAAAATGTACAGTTGAAGAACCATCTACGACCCATGCTCGAATTTGAGAGTGGTAGTAACGATCCGATGGCGTATATGCTTACCATTACCCTTATCGGTTTGATAAAGGCGGGAGGCGAACCTAATATCCCGATGATAATTTTGTCGATTGTGATGCAGATAATTGTTGGCACTACAATTGGTTACTTTGTTGGACGGTTTGCTGTATATGTATTAAATAGGATAAAGATAGGCAATGAGGTATATTACCCTATTATAGTGTTGACGTTTTGTATATTCATTTTTTCTTTTACTCATTTTGTGAATGGTAATGGATATTTGGCTGTATATATTGGAGGATTGATAATCGGTAACTCTAAATTTGTAACTAAGCGTACTACATTTAAGTTGTTTGATGCAATTTCGTGGCTGAGCCAGATACTTATGTTCTTAACTTTAGGTTTGCTCGTGAACCCGATAGAATTATTGCCAGTTGCGGTTCCTGCTCTTCTTATCGGTTTGTTTATGATTTTTATAGCACGTCCTTTGAGTGTATTTATTAGTTTATTGCCTTTTCGAAAGATGGGTTATAAGGATAAAGCCTTTATTTCATGGGTTGGACTACGGGGGGCTGTTCCCATTATTTTTGCCATATTTCCACTTACGGCAGGGGTTCCTCATGCTCAATTTATATTTAATATCGTATTTTTTATAACATTGTTATCTATTTTATTACAGGGAACTTTTCTTACTCAGGTTGCTAAATGGTTGGGCTTGCTGGGACCTTCTAAGGTTCATCGTCGACACGATGATTTCGATATGGAGTTACCTGAAGAAATCGGATCCTTTTCTACCGAAATAGTAGTTACCGAACATGCTGTTAAAGATGGAAATAAATTGATGGATATGCCTTTGCCGGATGATGCTCTGGTCGTAATGGTAAAACGGAATGATAAATACTTTGTACCTAAAGGAAAAACCGAACTTCATGTGGGGGATAAGCTTTTGATAATGGTAAATAACGAAGAAACATTATCGCAAACTTATCATAGTATGGGGTTGGCAAGTTCATTCCCTAAATAA
- a CDS encoding M28 family peptidase — MTFKYTALACFMMGLLACSCGQKTVNNTSSVAQDYKQVSPDFNSDSAYHFVDKQVAFGPRVPNSEAHKACGDYLVAELERFGATVTQQKADLKAFDGTILHARNIIGAFNPEKADRILLFAHWDTRPFSDKDPDEKNYHTPVQGANDGASGVGVLLEVARILQEKAPDLGVDIIFFDAEDYGTPTFVHDIPSGEGWCLGSEYWSKNPHVPGYKARFGILLDMVGAPDATFYKEAISRQYAQGIVEKVWGTARDLGYGKYFIDKNVGGITDDHVPVNENRGIPSVDIIHLDLNTDSNFGWYHHTTKDDMNNVSKETLKAVGQTVLEVVYKEK; from the coding sequence ATGACTTTTAAATATACTGCTTTAGCCTGTTTTATGATGGGTTTATTAGCTTGTTCGTGTGGACAGAAAACCGTAAATAATACGTCGTCTGTGGCACAAGATTATAAGCAAGTTTCACCCGATTTCAATTCGGACAGTGCATATCATTTTGTAGATAAACAAGTGGCTTTCGGACCTCGTGTACCTAACTCTGAGGCTCATAAAGCTTGTGGTGATTATCTGGTAGCAGAACTCGAACGTTTTGGAGCAACAGTTACTCAGCAGAAAGCTGATCTGAAAGCCTTTGATGGAACTATATTACATGCACGCAATATAATCGGAGCATTTAATCCTGAAAAGGCAGACCGCATATTGTTATTTGCACATTGGGATACACGCCCTTTTTCGGATAAAGATCCGGATGAAAAAAACTATCACACTCCGGTACAAGGAGCTAATGATGGAGCAAGCGGAGTAGGGGTATTACTTGAAGTTGCCCGTATATTACAAGAAAAAGCACCCGATTTAGGTGTCGATATTATTTTCTTTGATGCCGAGGATTATGGTACTCCAACTTTTGTTCATGACATTCCTTCGGGAGAAGGATGGTGCTTAGGTTCAGAATATTGGTCTAAAAATCCTCATGTCCCCGGATATAAAGCACGTTTTGGTATTTTACTCGATATGGTGGGTGCTCCTGATGCTACATTTTATAAGGAAGCAATATCAAGACAATATGCTCAAGGTATAGTTGAAAAGGTATGGGGTACAGCTCGTGACTTGGGGTATGGGAAATATTTTATAGATAAAAATGTTGGAGGTATAACAGATGACCACGTACCTGTAAACGAAAATAGAGGTATACCCAGTGTTGATATTATTCATTTAGATTTAAATACCGATTCGAATTTCGGATGGTATCATCACACCACAAAGGATGATATGAATAATGTAAGTAAAGAAACACTTAAGGCTGTAGGACAAACGGTTTTGGAAGTAGTTTATAAAGAAAAATAA
- a CDS encoding SufE family protein, whose amino-acid sequence MSQLKINDIQDEIIEEFSIFEDWMDKYAYLIELGNSLEPLNEKYKVESNLIEGCQSRVWLQADYEDGIITFKAESDAVIVKGIIALLIRVLTNHTPDEIINADLYFINKIGLNEHLSPTRSNGLVSMVKQMRFYAMAFKAKNS is encoded by the coding sequence ATGAGTCAGCTAAAAATAAACGATATACAGGACGAAATAATAGAAGAATTTTCAATATTTGAGGATTGGATGGATAAATATGCTTATCTGATCGAATTGGGGAATTCATTAGAACCATTAAATGAGAAATATAAAGTAGAATCGAATCTGATAGAAGGATGCCAAAGCCGTGTATGGCTACAAGCCGATTACGAAGATGGTATTATTACATTTAAGGCCGAAAGTGATGCCGTAATTGTAAAAGGTATTATAGCTTTGTTGATACGAGTATTAACAAACCATACCCCCGACGAAATAATAAATGCCGATCTGTATTTTATTAATAAAATAGGTTTGAATGAACATCTTTCACCAACCCGTTCGAATGGATTGGTTTCGATGGTGAAGCAGATGCGATTTTATGCGATGGCATTTAAAGCAAAAAACTCTTAA
- a CDS encoding rhodanese-like domain-containing protein — protein MFRIGFLVVIVFLVNGILYSCNQIKKESELPRLIKEGAVLIDVRTNEEFSEGSVNGAINIPVHLLQYNIEKLPTDKHIIVFCKSGNRAGKAKKILEENSITDVTNGGSWQNVQKALDKTESEMEPEKEIVK, from the coding sequence ATGTTCAGAATAGGTTTCTTGGTTGTAATAGTTTTTCTGGTGAATGGAATACTTTATTCATGTAACCAGATAAAAAAGGAATCAGAATTGCCCCGATTGATAAAAGAAGGAGCGGTACTGATTGATGTTCGCACGAATGAAGAATTTTCAGAAGGAAGTGTGAACGGAGCTATAAATATACCGGTGCATCTTTTACAGTATAATATTGAAAAACTGCCAACTGATAAACACATTATTGTTTTTTGCAAAAGTGGAAACCGTGCCGGAAAAGCGAAGAAAATACTTGAAGAGAATAGCATTACAGATGTGACTAACGGAGGTTCGTGGCAAAATGTCCAAAAAGCTTTGGATAAAACTGAGTCTGAAATGGAACCCGAGAAAGAAATTGTGAAATAA